CAGTGAAGTATCTCAGTCTGGATTTAGGGACTCAGCAACTGTGtttaaaaggctgaacaagtaGACCAGATGCATGCAATGTCTGCCAATAGAAAGCAGGTATTTGAGTGAGAACATCTATTTAAGATAACTTAATTAACTTAACTCTGTAAGGACAATCTGCCAGTGTGCTGGTGGTGGAGAGATTGCGTTTTTCCTCCGAGACTCCAAATGTTTGCTCCTTGTATAGCGTCTTTCACTACTATACACAGTTTACAATTCAGTATTCTTAgttatgtatatttaaattgcTAAGCTACTGTAGTATCCAATTGTGTTCTTCATATAGAGCTGGACCACATTATTTTACCCATCTTTTTAAGCCACAAGGCACATCATAcagttacaaaaacaaaaaaaatattaaatcctCTGAATTCAACTAAATGAGACCACTTCTTGCAATCTACTGTCTCTATATTAAGAACAACATCAATATAcctctgaaaaaacattttaatttcttaaagacaaaaataaagacTCCCTACATACACTTGAACAAAAGGACATGATTTAAGATGTATACAGTTGTATGTATACATGTATAACTTGCAACAGTGTTGGACACCACTATAtaaccaaagaaaataaaataaaaattatattttggaaatgtgCATACCAGTCGGTCAGCCAGCTATCAAGTCCAAGTTCAAGATCTTCCTTCATCTTGACATTGTGGGTTACTTCTGGTTTGGAAACATAATtggttaaaattattatttttttaaaaacacatattttaacAGGTCTTTACTGACATTTAAATTCTTTCAACCACAAAAGTGTACAGTTTGAACACTCTGGTTTtgagagaaaataaaagatattaaaaatcaatttaaaaggtGTATAAAGCTATCCATCCGTGTTATAATCACGTTATCTGGTACATGGTCGTGAGGGAGCCAGGATGTATTcctgcaagcaatgggtgcagaCAAAACACACCCTGGCCTGGCCTGGCCACCAgtgcattgcagggcacacacactcaccggggccaatcttcccagaagccatgtCGGTTACTATCGGGCCGGGGCTACTATCTGCACGGAGTTTGCACATTCTTCCTGTGTTAGTGCGAGTTTTCTCTGGGTGTTCTGGTTTTCCTCTGACAAAACAGGTTCACTGTCTTCTGGGAAGcgtggccctgctgtgagtgtggaCACTGTCTGGCTGTCTGCAGTGCGCACTGCGTCCcttccagagtgtaccctgcctcgcACCCCTTACCTGCTGGGACAGGCTtcggctcccctgcaaccctgaatggGCATGAAACGGACAGATGAAAGATGGATGAATATTGATAGCTAATTCAAGACATTACACCTAGCAGGTTTATCATGAAGCAGGACACGTCACCATAGCTGTGCGGTTAACTAGGCTTGCTGTTGCAACCCACCTCTAGCGTGttgactgtaaaaataaaaaaatcacctgAATGGCATGCAAGTGAAGCGGACAGTGGGAATACAATCAATGTCTGTACAAAACTTCCTCCAGAAAGTCCATTTGTCAGAAGTGTGCATGACGGACAATGCATTATCAGTTCTCATGCtttttgttcattaaaaatactCATACGATGTAATTACACAGCTGGAGCTTTTTTGTGGCATTTATACATCACATCTTGGAGTATTTCAATACTAAACATGCAAACATTCATAGTACATCTGGCAGGAGTCAGGACTTCAAATTCATgtaataaaatctgaaatgattttttgtcCAAACACCATACTACTGTAACCCAAAACGCCTTATATAGTCTACTATAGAACTATAATAAAACTTTGCTTTAGTGACTTTTATTGAAGTCACCGAAgtaaaatttaataattttgtaGGATGCTAACTCTTGATGTTCCAACAAACCATATTTGTTTAAAGCAGTCATAATTCACTCTCGCGCTTTATGCATAAGGTTGTTCATTGTTTTTAGGAATACACCGTTCTCAAATCGCATGATCTTCAGTTGGATAAACGTATTTATCTGTTAGTATGTCGTACTCTCATTTAAAGACTTCCACTGttgttttataatatattttcacattttccaggcctggaaaacatattttaatgtatCCCTTAAAGAGAGAATCTCCAGTAAATACGCTGCTTTCAGTTCGCCGCAGTCTAACAAAATACTTTGATCTTCTCGTTTATAGACAAATCTAGCCATTTTTGTCAAGTCGGTTGAGAAATGTAATTTACAGCTCACCAAAACGCTTTGTATTATTTTACGAAAGATACATGGCCATTTTTAACGCTTGTGCAGATTAAGGATTAACCACAACATAATTCACTTGGAGCTACTATTTCTTGTTTTATACTATCCGTGTTATTATTAAGAACAGTTTTAGCGCTGTTCTGGGGTCCGATCGTCGGTGCTGGTACTCACTGGCACAGGCGATGATGCCCTTTCTCCTGTCCTCTCCGCATACCTGCCAGGAGTCCGCCAGCACCGTCCTGCACGACCCGCACAGCATCACCACGCTCTGGACCAGCACCTCGCAGCCTGGCCCCGAGGAACTCTCGTCGCTATCCTGCAGCACAAGGGTGTCGCCGGAGCCCGCAAACCTGCTCGGCTCGGAGTCATCGCCGGGCTCCTCATACCTGCGCGCTGAGGCTAGGGCTCCGCTGACCTTTCTGGAGACCGGAGCAGACGCAAACGGTGCGTTTGCATCACCTTTGCCTTTCAGTCGGGCGCCAGGGCTTGCTGGCTGACGTTTGGTCGCTtgcaaatatttctgaaaattaaGAACCTTCTTGCAAGCTTTACCACTTCTCCGAGGTGCCATGGTCCCAAATCGAATCTAATTAATCCCGCGCACAACCCAGAccatgtgttttgtgtttttttttaacacttgaTTGGTCAGAATTATTcgccttttttgttttgtacgtTTTCTCCAATCATCCGCGGAAACGTTTTAGCCGGTAAACGTTGAttggttaaaatgtattttatgtcaaTTCAGAAGTGAATCATCGCGGGCCGTTCTCCTTTTTTCTTAGGAAAACATTTCACAAGTTCTGCGGTTTCTtactacaaacaaaaaaataagttaaattatCACAGATTCCTTGTAAGTTTCCAGTGTGTATCTTTGAACTGTTTGTGCGTTAGATTTTCAGGCAATGTATAAGCCaccttcactggtcacctgcaAAGACTACAACTCCCAGAGTGCAGGAGTTtcttttggtttcttttttgtttagcTTTGTCTGCATTACAAAAAATTGGGAAATCTGTTTACAAGATTAATAATATTGAAAAAGTGCAATTAAATACACAAAAGTGGTTATAAACACATATAGTTATAAAGTTGGTGTctcttttaatgtttatttgtatcaatatttaaaaatacattcaaataaATCTCTGCACACAGAGCCCGCCTTCTATTTAAAACGCTGCTTGTGTAAGAGAGGCGCTATACGCACGTAGTAAGATCACATAGTTGTCGCTAGAGTATCACTGTTTTTACAGGGCACGAAACGGCCTATTGGAGAACACTGATATTCTCACTGGAGTTCTTGAGAAGGACTGAATTGTATTTGGCTGTGCTTGATTTGACCCGCATGTGACAGGGACAAGTATCAGACTCCAGTTGCATAACTGCTGGGTTCACATCTGCTCTTACAACCTGCAGGCTCTTGTTACTCACTCTGCCTTGTTCCATCACTCTGTGGAACTGATGATGCAGCAGATATACAGAGCTTTCAAACGGACTGCTGGCTCCCATTCTCTGTCCACCTCTATCTATTCTAACAAAAGAATGAAGACAAGACTACAGCCAGAGGTCTCCAACTGCAGACCTCAGAGAGACTCCATCTCTTGCTCCTCCTGTCCTCTCTTTCGAACCTAGTGTAAAGAAATTGGTCTTTAATCTTAGAAAGGGGGAAGTATACTAAagagttcattttaattttacccCCAATAGTTTCTCTATTTACATTTGAATatatgcactgtactgtatatctctatTCACAGTATACGTCTTCACATTTGAACTTCTTGTTTCTTTGAGAGATCACATTTTTTGTACTTTCAGCAACAACCTAACCTATATTTAACTATGTTCTGTGCAGGTATTGGTGGATCATGGACTGGCCTGCAATGCCCACTTAGTGTTTTCTAAGTTCTCAGGCAGGACTGTTGGTGGAAGCCTTAATATTAATTCATCCCTACTATTTAGTGAGGTACTTACATAAGTCATAAAGACTTATATGTTTTGACTGGCTCTGGTTGCCAGGAATAAGCAGCCTTCTAATAATGGATGGATCAGGAAACCAAATCAAATGAGATTAATCCATGGTCAAGGTACAAATTATACTTActaatttttcttttgaaaaaataaaatctgtacaTGCAACGTTATGCAAAGGGATGTGTTGTAATTGTATAATAATTAGGTCCTCATTACACACAGCATTGTAAAGTGGGAAAATATCCATTATTAATTGTGGTGGTAGCAAAAGCTGAGATGTCCACCCTCTTTGTCTAGCAAATTTATTTCACCTGGGGGAGCAGGTTGTTGTAGCCGGTATCTTTAAACAGGAAGGTGTTGTAAGACACACAAATGCTGCCGTAtggtaaaaaaatcaatactcaTTTGTTATACAGTGTGACAAAACTCcagaaaccaaaacaaaaccctATGCTCCTCTTGGAGCTCTATCTAGACTTCTTATTGTGTCCCTCTCTGTTAGCTGAGATCAGTGCGCAAGGAAAAACTCTGCCCTGGAGAGCACACCAGTCTATCAGTCattgtattaatattttaatgtggccattattattatttgtttgaaaaatcTAGTGATACATACTTGTCAATAATGGTATTTTGAAAATAAGGTGtatcaattaaaaacacaagaagagtatcTCACTGGTAGAAGCCAGGGCTAGAGAGTGTAGGACCGTGCTGGGAAACCGTGTGCAATCGTGGTGCTTGAGTTGCTTCGAGAGGCACTACCTCACAAGTGAGAGCTGAGCCCTCTGGGGAGAGAAGGAAGAAGGCATAGGCACCCCTAAGGACTGAGTGGTCGGGGTCCCCAGCAGGGCTTAGGTGCCACTGCTAACCTGAGGCCAAGAAATGAACTTCACTAACAGCATGGAGGAGCCTGGATACAAAGTCAACATTGAAATTGAAAGAGGAGGTGGAGGTAAAATTGAAACCTGAGGCATAAGCACTTGAGAATTTGAGGTTTCAATGGCGAGCAGACTGTTGATTAATAAGAGGAGGGGACCCTGCCCCAAAACTTTCACCTGGTGGTTCTCAAGTAAGAcgacattgtttaaaaaaatagtatatTTGAGACTGAATCGTAAGGCATTACAAACAACTCACATACTAAACATTATAAGTACTTTTATGTACACAATTGAGGGCACTGATTGCAGGTACTGAGAGCCTTGACTTCATGTTTGTTTGACGTATGCTGCCTCCTACAGCAAGCCCCTGCCAGCTGCCTCTGGTCTCCACAGTGGGCATTACTTTTTAGTGGAAAAGCAaaagcaccacctactggtccaccagcaccacTAGTAGCAGCAGCAGCTTGTGGGAGCCGGAGCAAGCAACTGTCGAATGGCAGGGTAAGCCTGAgtgggactccagtccatctcagggcagactcacagacacaaacacaatcatgcacacactcacaccttggGACAGGACCATCTTCCCAAAAGCCCATTAACCTGTCAGtgtatttttggactgtgggaggaaactagagcacctggagaaaacctagGCAAGCACGGAGAGAGCAAACAAAATCCAGGTGTATAGCAGCCCACATCTGCAGTTAAATCCAGGGTCCCagtactgcaaggcagcaatgaaccactgcaccaccatgccacctcaACATATTTCAATGTTTCTGTTTAGTTCTCACTCATATTTACTTATCTTACCATTAGAAGTCTACAGTTTGAGTGTTCAGGATTTGAATGCAatatcaataaaaacaaaatcataacaACTAGTTCTTCATGATTTATGACTGGTCTCACGCAATCAGACCACTGTCCCTTTCAAAAGGCCTAGTTCTCACTGAACTAGATAATAACTCACTTTACCTGTTCACCATCACACCCCCAGCAGTAAGATACTTTAGAGCTGTCTGCGGTCAGCTCAGTGCTCAGTATTGGGTCTATCCTGTTTGAGCTCAACTTCCCAGTTTCCCGGAGACTTTCTTCTTGTACATTGATTCCCTGGCTTCTGGATTTGGCATACTTTACGACTACGATTTGTGGATTTCATCTTTGTCACCTTAGTATGGTTTAATGTTCTTGCTTGCTTTACCTAGTTACTCTCTCGCCTATTTTGGACACTAACTCAAAGACTCTACATAGACTTCACCATCCCAGCATAACAACTTGGTTTTCCATTATAGGCATCTCATCTCGGTACTGCACTGAGCAGGTCCAAAACCTGATGAGACACAGCAGACCGCACCAGTGATAACACTGTCTCAGCTATAAGCCTCGGCCCCTGCCTTTCTACATATTCAGTAAAGGAAGTTCTCACCTTTCTATAGTTTCAACTTCAAACTGTACGTGTACTCTGTTCTTGTAATCAACGGCaagcaacacatactgtatgtgagtagAATAACCATTATATTAGGGAAAAGATTGCTGTACACAACACTCATAGATTCTGGAGAAACAACTTTTTTCCAGACTGTATCATACAGCAGAGGATCAAATGATATTGCACTGTAAAAGTACAGTTGACTTTTGATGATGGCAGTTTTGTGGGCTTGTAGATGCAAGGAGTGTTTTGCTATCAAGAACACAACATGCTGCTAGGCCACCCTCACAGCACTTTCGCACAGCTGCACATGTCTGTGCAGATAGCTGCATGTCATACTGCAATCTGTGAAGAGTGAATCAAGAAAGCAAGCAATATACAGGAAGCCCCAGCAAAGGCAGCATGCAACCAGCCCATTTACACAGGTGATATTAAAAACAGATATTTATCAGATTATATTTATATCAATAGTTCGACAGCACATGATGAGTACATTCATAGTGAAGTGAAGTTGAGGTGAACAAATTAAGTTGTAGCATCTTTTAGAAATAATCCGCTGCCAtcgtttttcaggttctgccaaccagacaatatttttttgccTCATTATTGGTTTTCCTCATAACATGGGTAATCATGATAGTCAGTTCAAGATTTTTAATTGTCCAGTGCTCACATTTGTAACTCAGTTTTAAGATTAATACAGAGTATCCATCTTATTAATGCATTAtatgattttgtattttgataatACACAAATGTTAggggtaatttaaaaaaacgcaTTTACTATGAATAGCTTACATCACCCTACGAAAAGGAATAAActattgataaaaataaaaaaagagggaAGTGATATACATTTTCTACAATAGATACAATAGATAAGTTTTTCTTCAATGCATCATTCTACAGGGAGAGGGGTGGctactttatatttttatttcaagaggTAGGTTAAACTAATGTGTTAAATGTGTGCATTTAAcagaaatcaaaatgaaattttaaagttaaaagagaataaaagaaaaatagaccTTGTGATATCAGATAGTATTACTGAAGCACTTGTTTTTACTCAACAGAAATTTTATAATATTGTCACAAGGGCACAGAAATTGTTAGCTTTTAGAAGGAGGAATTAAAGTATAAAAGCAACAGAGATATTCAATATCCAGCAAAGAGGACTGAACTGCTATATATCTTAATGAGCAATGATGATTCTAattattgtattgttctgtttctCTATTTATTCATTTCGACACCATGTCTCATCCCGGTTGCAGTActgtttctcctctctctccataTTTCTCCAGTCCGGGAAGCTGTGGCAGGCTGTGTTATTCTGGGTATTAATGCCTCCCTGGAATGCAAGACCCTTGTGTCTTCCTTTTCCTGGGAGCTGAACATCATGAATGAATCCGCTCCCCAAAGCGGAGTGAGCAACACCTCAAAAGTCGAGGCTTCCTGATCCCAGTCGATGGGACCCTTCTGTGCTGAAGTAGCCTGCGCTTTTCAAGTCTTCACTTCACCTGCACTGCAGCTCCGGCTCCTGTCCTTCTCCCGGAGGCCTGGAGCCCTGGATTCTTTCCATCTGACCTCAGTCATCCTTCCCTCAACCTAA
This portion of the Lepisosteus oculatus isolate fLepOcu1 chromosome 15, fLepOcu1.hap2, whole genome shotgun sequence genome encodes:
- the LOC107079419 gene encoding protein Mis18-beta-like isoform X2, translating into MAPRRSGKACKKVLNFQKYLQATKRQPASPGARLKGKGDANAPFASAPVSRKVSGALASARRYEEPGDDSEPSRFAGSGDTLVLQDSDESSSGPGCEVLVQSVVMLCGSCRTVLADSWQVCGEDRRKGIIACAITHNVKMKEDLELGLDSWLTDCVYYSLNCSGCKSFVGVVLHSTPPALSSFRNLFLLMKEHLICYILNTCEIVKGTDVLFDQHLIGDDISKLKSKLIQLHQRVAMIEEKLARCLNR
- the LOC107079419 gene encoding protein Mis18-beta-like isoform X1; protein product: MAPRRSGKACKKVLNFQKYLQATKRQPASPGARLKGKGDANAPFASAPVSRKVSGALASARRYEEPGDDSEPSRFAGSGDTLVLQDSDESSSGPGCEVLVQSVVMLCGSCRTVLADSWQVCGEDRRKGIIACAKVTHNVKMKEDLELGLDSWLTDCVYYSLNCSGCKSFVGVVLHSTPPALSSFRNLFLLMKEHLICYILNTCEIVKGTDVLFDQHLIGDDISKLKSKLIQLHQRVAMIEEKLARCLNR
- the LOC107079419 gene encoding uncharacterized protein isoform X3, which produces MAPRRSGKACKKVLNFQKYLQATKRQPASPGARLKGKGDANAPFASAPVSRKVSGALASARRYEEPGDDSEPSRFAGSGDTLVLQDSDESSSGPGCEVLVQSVVMLCGSCRTVLADSWQVCGEDRRKGIIACAKVTHNVKMKEDLELGLDSWLTDCVYYSLNCSGCKSFVGVVLHSTPPALSSFRNLFLLMKEHLIC